A window of Terriglobia bacterium contains these coding sequences:
- the rph gene encoding ribonuclease PH — protein MVYRSDNRTPEQMRPVNITPDFISTAEGSALIEIGNTRVICTASVEETVPAWMRNRGKGWITSEYAMLPRSTLTRTARESARGRIGGRTHEIQRLIGRSLRAVVDLTRLGERTLWIDCDVIQADGGTRTASVTGAFVALGLAMGKLVEAGTLTSAPIRDFLAATSVGIVDGEIMLDLSYEEDSRAEVDMNVVMTGGKKMVEVQATAEQRPFDDAQLKRMIELAKRGVESLIAKQQAVLSNLLLRQ, from the coding sequence ATGGTGTACCGCAGCGACAACCGCACGCCGGAACAAATGCGGCCGGTCAACATCACGCCCGACTTCATCTCTACGGCGGAAGGGTCGGCGCTGATTGAGATCGGAAACACGCGCGTCATTTGCACCGCATCGGTCGAGGAGACGGTGCCCGCGTGGATGCGCAACCGCGGTAAAGGCTGGATCACCAGCGAGTACGCAATGCTGCCGCGCTCCACCCTGACGCGCACGGCGCGCGAGTCGGCGCGGGGACGAATCGGCGGGCGGACGCATGAAATCCAGCGCCTGATCGGCCGGTCACTGCGGGCGGTGGTGGACCTCACCAGGCTGGGCGAGCGCACCCTCTGGATCGACTGCGACGTCATCCAGGCCGACGGCGGCACGCGCACCGCCTCCGTCACCGGGGCGTTCGTGGCGCTCGGCCTGGCGATGGGCAAACTGGTGGAAGCGGGCACGCTGACCTCGGCCCCGATCCGCGATTTCTTGGCCGCCACCAGCGTCGGGATCGTGGACGGCGAGATCATGCTCGACCTCAGCTATGAAGAGGATTCGCGCGCCGAGGTGGACATGAACGTCGTCATGACCGGCGGAAAAAAAATGGTCGAGGTGCAGGCCACCGCCGAGCAGCGCCCCTTCGACGATGCGCAACTGAAGCGCATGATTGAGCTCGCCAAGCGCGGCGTGGAGTCTCTGATCGCCAAGCAGCAGGCGGTGCTCAGCAATCTGCTGTTGCGGCAGTGA
- a CDS encoding tagatose 1,6-diphosphate aldolase: MKLTPGKLSGLKAVSTERGIIAAAAMDQRGSLKKSLAKERGGDIGDREMEEFKSLVTEVLTPHASAILLDPEWGLPASKRRSSNAGLLLAYEKTGYDKTGVGRLPDLLDHWSARRLKEAGANAVKILLYYTPLDTKPINDQKHAWVERIGDECRANDIPFFLELVGYEEGVDEKGFDYARKKPDVVKHSMSEFTRDRYGVDVLKVEVPINMKFVEGTRCNAGQKAYSKQEAMNHLREAAHAATKPFIYLSAGVSNAEFTESLELVAEAGVKFNGVLCGRATWKDGISIYGKQGSQAFRAWLQDQGVKNINNVNDRLKAATSWFDMYGVQAEMAKA; the protein is encoded by the coding sequence GTGAAGCTGACTCCAGGAAAGTTGTCCGGACTGAAAGCGGTTTCCACCGAGCGCGGGATCATTGCCGCGGCCGCCATGGACCAGCGCGGCTCGTTGAAGAAGTCGCTGGCCAAGGAAAGAGGCGGCGACATTGGCGACCGCGAGATGGAAGAGTTCAAGTCGCTCGTCACCGAGGTGCTCACGCCGCACGCCAGCGCCATCTTGCTCGATCCCGAGTGGGGCCTGCCCGCCTCCAAGCGGCGCAGCAGCAATGCGGGCCTGCTGCTGGCCTACGAGAAAACCGGCTACGACAAGACCGGTGTCGGGCGGCTGCCTGATTTGCTCGACCATTGGTCGGCGCGGCGCCTGAAGGAAGCCGGCGCCAACGCGGTCAAGATTCTGCTCTATTACACGCCGTTGGATACCAAGCCGATCAACGATCAGAAACACGCCTGGGTGGAGCGCATCGGCGACGAGTGCCGCGCCAACGACATCCCCTTCTTCCTCGAGTTAGTCGGCTACGAAGAGGGCGTGGACGAAAAGGGCTTCGACTACGCCAGAAAGAAACCTGACGTCGTCAAGCATTCCATGTCCGAGTTCACCAGGGACCGCTACGGCGTGGATGTACTGAAAGTCGAGGTGCCCATCAATATGAAGTTCGTCGAGGGCACCCGGTGCAACGCGGGCCAAAAGGCGTACTCGAAGCAGGAAGCCATGAACCACCTCCGCGAAGCGGCCCACGCGGCGACCAAGCCGTTCATCTACCTTTCGGCAGGGGTCAGCAACGCCGAGTTTACCGAGTCGCTGGAACTGGTCGCCGAAGCGGGCGTGAAGTTCAATGGCGTGCTGTGCGGTCGCGCTACCTGGAAAGACGGCATTTCCATCTACGGCAAGCAGGGCTCGCAGGCCTTCCGCGCATGGCTCCAGGACCAGGGCGTGAAGAACATCAACAACGTCAATGACCGGCTGAAAGCGGCCACCTCGTGGTTTGACATGTACGGCGTGCAAGCGGAGATGGCGAAGGCTTAA
- a CDS encoding DinB family protein encodes MLSPEVLRHLYNYNYWARDRQLAACAKLTNEQFTRTLGGSFASLRDTLVHLAGAEWIWCERWNDRSPRLFPKGEQFPDLSALREYWRGVERDVQCFVIGVTEAALAKPLTYTNVAGEQWTYPLGQAMFHLVNHGTYHRGQVTTLLRQLGAEAPGLDFLLMHDLKVAAGG; translated from the coding sequence ATGCTCTCCCCCGAGGTCTTGCGCCATCTTTACAACTACAATTACTGGGCGCGCGACCGCCAACTCGCGGCCTGCGCCAAGCTGACCAACGAGCAGTTCACGCGCACGCTGGGAGGAAGTTTCGCATCGCTGCGCGACACGCTGGTGCACCTCGCCGGCGCCGAGTGGATCTGGTGCGAGCGCTGGAACGACCGCTCGCCGCGCCTGTTCCCCAAGGGAGAGCAGTTCCCTGACCTGAGCGCGCTCCGGGAATACTGGCGTGGCGTGGAGCGCGATGTGCAGTGCTTCGTCATCGGCGTCACTGAGGCCGCGCTGGCGAAGCCGCTAACCTACACCAACGTAGCCGGCGAGCAGTGGACCTATCCGCTCGGGCAAGCGATGTTTCACCTGGTCAATCATGGCACTTATCATCGCGGGCAGGTGACGACCTTGTTGCGGCAATTGGGGGCGGAAGCGCCGGGCCTGGACTTCCTGCTCATGCACGATTTGAAGGTCGCGGCCGGCGGTTAG
- a CDS encoding M20/M25/M40 family metallo-hydrolase: MNRRDFLTTAAVGAATLALPHFAVADDSDLKPVWAEIEKRHDEAVQRLQQWIRQPSIAAENRGMSEGCELTMRMLRDAGFENVTKVPTDGQPGIFATLDAGAPRTLAIYFMYDVKQADPAEWSSPPFEAALVDRPGLGKVVIGRGAVNQKGPEATFLAALHAMRGAGRKLPLNLVFVAEGEEEIGSPHFPQVVRKPEIAAALKRCEGVFMPFPSQDLSGDVTVYLGAKGVIECELVSSGERWGRGPRRDIHSSNKARVDSPAWHLVQALATLVSADGNTPAIEGLAAKARPLSAAEKQMIAVAAQRMNEAMAKKALGVEHWVHDVNFQQSLEMLVSQPTVNIEGLVGGYTGPGGKTILPHKAVAKLDLRLVPDMTAADALAALKAHLAKHGFGDIEVNMSGGYDPTSTPANSALIRAEIAVYRRARIDPIIMPRLAGSWPGYVFTSAPLRLPAGHFGLGHGSGAHAPDEYYVIESANPAIQGMDGATRSYVEYLYELARTS, translated from the coding sequence ATGAACCGACGTGACTTCCTCACCACCGCCGCCGTGGGCGCCGCCACTCTTGCCCTCCCCCATTTCGCAGTAGCTGACGATTCGGACCTCAAACCAGTGTGGGCTGAGATCGAAAAGCGCCATGACGAGGCGGTGCAGCGCCTGCAGCAATGGATACGACAGCCTTCCATCGCCGCCGAAAACCGCGGCATGAGCGAAGGCTGCGAACTCACCATGCGCATGCTGCGCGATGCCGGATTCGAGAACGTCACCAAGGTCCCCACCGACGGACAGCCGGGAATCTTCGCCACCCTCGATGCCGGCGCTCCGCGGACGCTGGCTATTTATTTCATGTATGACGTGAAGCAGGCTGACCCGGCGGAGTGGTCGTCGCCGCCCTTCGAAGCGGCGCTGGTGGATCGTCCCGGCTTGGGCAAGGTGGTGATCGGACGCGGCGCGGTCAATCAGAAGGGTCCGGAGGCAACTTTTCTGGCGGCGCTACATGCCATGCGCGGCGCGGGACGGAAGCTTCCTCTAAACCTGGTGTTTGTGGCCGAGGGCGAGGAGGAGATCGGGTCACCGCACTTCCCGCAGGTGGTACGCAAGCCGGAGATCGCGGCGGCATTGAAAAGATGCGAAGGCGTGTTCATGCCATTTCCTTCGCAGGACCTGAGCGGCGACGTGACCGTGTACCTGGGCGCGAAGGGCGTGATCGAATGCGAACTAGTGTCCAGCGGCGAGCGCTGGGGACGCGGCCCTCGGCGCGACATCCACTCCAGCAACAAGGCGCGGGTGGACAGCCCGGCCTGGCACTTGGTGCAAGCCCTTGCCACGCTCGTCTCGGCCGATGGAAACACGCCCGCCATTGAAGGTCTGGCGGCCAAGGCGCGACCGCTGTCGGCGGCGGAGAAACAGATGATCGCTGTCGCCGCCCAGCGCATGAATGAGGCGATGGCGAAAAAAGCGCTCGGGGTCGAGCACTGGGTCCACGACGTGAATTTCCAGCAATCGCTGGAGATGCTGGTGTCGCAGCCGACGGTAAATATCGAGGGCCTGGTGGGCGGCTATACCGGCCCGGGCGGCAAAACCATCCTTCCGCACAAGGCGGTGGCCAAGCTCGATCTGCGGCTGGTGCCCGACATGACCGCTGCCGACGCGCTGGCCGCACTCAAAGCCCACCTGGCCAAGCATGGTTTCGGCGACATCGAGGTCAACATGAGCGGCGGCTACGATCCCACCAGCACGCCCGCGAATTCCGCGCTCATCCGGGCGGAGATTGCCGTGTACCGGCGCGCCCGGATTGATCCCATCATCATGCCGCGCCTGGCGGGTTCGTGGCCGGGCTACGTGTTCACCAGCGCCCCGCTGCGTCTGCCAGCAGGACACTTCGGCCTCGGCCATGGCAGCGGCGCCCACGCACCCGACGAGTATTACGTGATCGAATCAGCCAACCCTGCAATTCAAGGAATGGACGGCGCGACCCGGTCCTACGTCGAGTATTTATACGAGCTGGCGCGGACGAGCTAG
- the guaA gene encoding glutamine-hydrolyzing GMP synthase produces the protein MEQQSIVVLDFGSQYTQLIARRIREQSVFSVVLPCTAPLDGIKAYHPAGIVLSGGPCSVYDKDAPPADKRVLDLGVPVLGICYGLQWMAHTLGGKVVPGDKREYGHAEVKLEGGSRLFKDIPAELQVWMSHGDHARELPSGFHAVARSSNALAAMEDPARRYYAVQFHPEVHHTPQGREILRNFVFDICGAAPNWTPQRFIDETVANVQKAVGPQAHAICALSGGVDSSVAATLVARAIGNRLTCVFVNNGVLRKNEFEKVQENLRKLGLTVVAVDASRRFLAKLAGVSDPERKRRIIGNEFIVVFEEEAAKIVTRDRRETAYKEPEFLVQGTLYPDVIESRSVRGPSQTIKSHHNVGGLPEKMRLKLIEPLKDLFKDEVRRIGRDLGMPEEILQRQPFPGPGLAVRILGEVTSERVAILQEADEIVVTEIKAAGLYTKIWQSFAVLLPVMSVGVMGDQRTYAYTCAIRAVHSEDGMTADVVELPWEVIKRISTRLVNEVRGINRVVYDITSKPPGTIEWE, from the coding sequence GTGGAACAGCAATCCATCGTCGTGCTCGACTTCGGCTCGCAATACACGCAGCTCATTGCACGCCGCATCCGCGAACAAAGCGTCTTCTCCGTTGTGCTCCCTTGCACGGCGCCGTTGGACGGAATCAAGGCGTACCACCCGGCGGGAATCGTTCTCTCCGGTGGGCCGTGCTCGGTGTACGACAAGGACGCGCCGCCCGCCGACAAACGTGTGCTCGACCTGGGCGTGCCCGTGCTCGGCATCTGTTATGGCCTGCAATGGATGGCGCATACGCTGGGCGGCAAGGTCGTGCCCGGCGACAAGCGCGAGTACGGCCACGCGGAAGTGAAGCTGGAGGGCGGGTCGCGGTTGTTCAAAGATATTCCGGCGGAACTGCAGGTCTGGATGTCACACGGCGACCACGCGCGCGAGCTGCCCTCCGGCTTTCATGCTGTTGCGCGCAGCTCGAACGCGCTTGCCGCCATGGAAGATCCCGCGCGCCGCTACTACGCCGTGCAGTTCCATCCCGAGGTGCACCACACGCCGCAGGGCAGGGAGATCCTGAGGAATTTCGTCTTCGATATCTGCGGCGCCGCGCCCAACTGGACGCCGCAGCGCTTCATTGACGAAACCGTGGCCAACGTGCAGAAGGCGGTGGGCCCGCAGGCGCACGCCATCTGCGCGCTATCCGGCGGGGTGGATTCCTCCGTAGCGGCGACGCTGGTGGCGCGCGCCATCGGCAACCGCCTCACCTGCGTATTCGTCAACAACGGCGTGCTGCGCAAGAACGAGTTCGAAAAGGTGCAGGAGAACCTGCGCAAGCTGGGACTCACCGTGGTCGCGGTGGACGCGTCGCGTCGATTTCTCGCCAAACTAGCCGGTGTCAGCGACCCGGAGAGGAAGCGCCGCATCATCGGCAATGAGTTCATCGTCGTATTCGAGGAGGAGGCGGCGAAGATCGTCACCCGCGACCGGCGCGAGACCGCCTATAAGGAACCGGAATTCCTGGTGCAAGGAACTCTTTATCCGGATGTGATCGAGTCGCGCTCGGTGCGTGGGCCGTCGCAGACGATCAAATCGCACCACAACGTCGGCGGGCTGCCGGAAAAAATGCGGCTGAAGCTGATCGAGCCGCTGAAGGATTTGTTTAAAGACGAGGTCCGCCGCATCGGGCGCGATCTCGGCATGCCGGAAGAAATTCTTCAGCGCCAGCCCTTCCCCGGCCCGGGGCTGGCGGTGCGCATTCTGGGCGAGGTCACGTCCGAGCGCGTCGCCATTTTGCAGGAGGCCGACGAGATCGTGGTCACAGAGATCAAAGCCGCCGGCCTGTACACGAAAATCTGGCAGTCGTTCGCGGTGCTGCTGCCGGTGATGTCGGTGGGCGTGATGGGCGACCAGCGCACCTATGCTTACACCTGCGCCATTCGAGCCGTGCATTCCGAAGACGGCATGACCGCCGACGTGGTCGAACTCCCGTGGGAGGTCATCAAGCGCATCTCCACCCGCCTGGTGAACGAAGTGCGGGGAATCAACCGCGTGGTGTACGACATCACTTCGAAGCCGCCGGGCACGATCGAATGGGAGTGA
- a CDS encoding lipid-binding SYLF domain-containing protein, whose translation MILSIAIPVFAQKKEEERLQEAGAVMKEILNIPEGIPQNILNKAECVMVFPSVLKFAIGIGGSYGRGAITCRRGAKHNGPWSAPAMMALEGGNIGIQLGGQATDFVLLVMNDRGADSVLSSKIKLGADAAAAAGPKGRDAAAATDIVMRAEILSYSRSRGLFAGVSLEGSTLRGDGGANKNLYGKSLSARDIVQRGRVGMPAAGRELINVLTQKSPKRAN comes from the coding sequence ATGATTCTGTCCATCGCCATTCCCGTGTTCGCGCAGAAAAAAGAAGAAGAACGCCTGCAGGAAGCGGGCGCAGTGATGAAAGAGATCCTCAACATCCCCGAGGGAATCCCGCAAAACATTCTCAACAAAGCGGAGTGCGTGATGGTGTTTCCGTCGGTGCTGAAGTTCGCCATCGGCATCGGCGGCAGCTACGGCCGCGGCGCCATTACTTGCCGTAGGGGCGCGAAACATAACGGGCCGTGGAGCGCGCCCGCCATGATGGCTTTGGAAGGGGGCAACATCGGCATTCAACTGGGCGGTCAGGCCACCGATTTCGTGCTGCTGGTAATGAATGACCGCGGCGCCGATTCCGTGCTCTCCAGCAAGATCAAACTTGGGGCAGACGCTGCCGCCGCCGCCGGACCCAAGGGACGCGACGCGGCGGCCGCCACCGATATCGTGATGCGCGCCGAGATCCTGAGCTACTCGCGCTCGCGCGGCCTGTTTGCCGGCGTGTCGCTGGAGGGCTCCACGCTTCGCGGCGATGGCGGCGCCAACAAGAACCTGTATGGGAAGAGCCTAAGCGCGCGCGACATCGTGCAGCGCGGCAGAGTCGGAATGCCGGCAGCCGGCAGGGAACTGATCAACGTGCTGACGCAGAAATCTCCCAAGCGCGCAAACTGA
- the leuS gene encoding leucine--tRNA ligase: protein MADTPQMTEKREERYDPQPIEEKWSARFQADPSLYRAEPPSTGKPKYYVLEMLPYPSGALHMGHVRNYSIGDALARYMWMKGYNVLHPMGWDSFGLPAENAAIKAGVQPREWTLGNIAHMKSQMKRLGFAYDWEREVATCQPEYYRWNQWFFLKLYERGLAYRKKSKVNWCPECATVLANEQVVHGCCWRHETTPVEQRELEQWFLRITDYAEELLRDLDQLSGWPEKVRVMQRNWIGRSEGALADFQVEETAEKIAVFTTRIDTIYGATSIQLAPEHPMTGKLVADNAGLRAQVDGLLAEQRKAKEVGDVGAIEKHGVFTGRYAINPFNQEKLPIWVANYILMDYGTGAIMSVPAHDERDYEFAKKYGLEIRLVILPRREGETDAEKSADATIPYSGTDSLLINSGEFSGLGCNEAMPKMAAYAQEHGFGKPTVTYRLKDWGISRQRYWGTPIPMLYCERCGIVPVQEKDLPVRLPEGVEITLTGGSPLGRLPEWVNTKCPRCGGAARRETDTMDTFVDSSWYFYRYTDARNDRAPFDSQVANYWFPIEQYIGGVEHAILHLIYSRFWTKFMRDMGLVANSEPAQRLFTQGMVIKDGAKMSKSLGNVVTPDDMVARFGADATRLYTLFAAPPDRDLDWQDAGVKGVQDFLSRVYRFVIARAKPNADGWRGAVPAELSPEARRMQRRLHQTIKRIGDEFLGRWHFNTCVSALMSLVNEFYLLRAEIERGLIPLPLLGEAQRKLVLLLHPFAPYLAHELWEVLGEKSDLLRHPWPQYDPALAREEEIEIVVQVNGKIRARLMVAADAGEEDVRQLALNDPKVLASLDGKNIVKAIVVPHKLVNIVAK from the coding sequence GAAGTATTACGTTCTGGAGATGCTGCCCTACCCGAGCGGCGCGCTCCACATGGGCCACGTGCGCAATTACTCCATCGGCGACGCGCTGGCGCGCTACATGTGGATGAAGGGTTACAACGTGCTTCATCCGATGGGGTGGGATTCGTTCGGATTGCCGGCGGAAAACGCGGCCATCAAAGCCGGGGTGCAGCCGCGCGAGTGGACGCTCGGCAACATCGCGCACATGAAGTCGCAGATGAAGCGGCTCGGCTTTGCCTACGACTGGGAGCGCGAGGTCGCTACCTGCCAGCCCGAGTACTATCGCTGGAACCAGTGGTTTTTTCTGAAACTCTACGAGCGCGGACTCGCCTACCGCAAGAAGAGCAAGGTGAACTGGTGCCCGGAATGCGCCACCGTGCTGGCCAACGAGCAGGTGGTGCACGGCTGCTGCTGGCGCCATGAAACCACTCCGGTGGAGCAGCGCGAGCTGGAGCAGTGGTTCCTGCGCATCACCGACTATGCCGAGGAGTTGTTGCGCGACCTCGACCAACTCAGCGGCTGGCCGGAAAAAGTCCGCGTCATGCAGCGGAACTGGATCGGCCGCAGCGAAGGCGCGCTGGCCGATTTCCAGGTCGAAGAAACGGCGGAGAAGATCGCCGTCTTCACCACGCGCATTGACACGATCTACGGCGCGACCTCCATCCAGCTCGCGCCCGAGCACCCGATGACCGGGAAACTGGTGGCGGACAACGCCGGGCTGCGCGCGCAAGTTGACGGATTGTTGGCGGAGCAGCGCAAGGCCAAGGAAGTCGGCGACGTGGGCGCCATCGAGAAGCACGGCGTTTTCACCGGCCGCTACGCCATCAACCCGTTCAACCAGGAGAAGCTGCCCATCTGGGTGGCGAACTACATCCTGATGGATTACGGCACGGGCGCGATCATGTCCGTGCCGGCACACGACGAGCGCGATTACGAGTTCGCAAAGAAATACGGCCTGGAGATCCGCCTCGTGATCCTGCCGCGCCGCGAGGGCGAAACCGACGCCGAAAAATCCGCCGACGCCACCATCCCGTACAGCGGCACCGATTCGCTGCTCATCAACTCCGGCGAGTTCAGCGGGTTGGGCTGCAACGAAGCCATGCCGAAGATGGCCGCTTACGCCCAGGAGCACGGCTTCGGCAAGCCAACGGTCACCTATCGCCTGAAGGACTGGGGCATCTCGCGCCAGCGTTACTGGGGCACGCCAATCCCGATGCTGTACTGCGAACGCTGCGGCATCGTGCCCGTGCAGGAGAAAGACTTGCCCGTCAGGTTGCCGGAAGGTGTCGAGATCACCCTCACCGGCGGCTCGCCGCTCGGCCGGCTGCCGGAGTGGGTGAACACGAAATGCCCGAGATGCGGCGGCGCGGCGCGGCGCGAGACCGACACCATGGACACGTTCGTGGATTCGTCCTGGTACTTTTATCGCTACACCGACGCGCGCAACGACCGCGCCCCGTTCGACAGCCAGGTTGCGAACTACTGGTTCCCGATCGAGCAGTACATTGGGGGCGTTGAGCACGCCATCCTGCACCTGATCTATTCGCGCTTCTGGACCAAGTTCATGCGCGACATGGGGCTGGTGGCGAATTCCGAGCCGGCGCAACGCCTGTTCACGCAGGGCATGGTGATCAAGGACGGCGCCAAGATGTCGAAATCGCTGGGCAACGTGGTCACGCCCGACGACATGGTCGCCCGCTTCGGCGCCGACGCCACGCGCCTGTACACGCTATTTGCCGCGCCGCCTGACCGCGACCTCGACTGGCAGGACGCCGGGGTCAAGGGCGTGCAGGACTTCCTCTCTCGCGTCTACCGCTTCGTGATCGCCCGGGCGAAGCCGAACGCGGATGGATGGCGCGGCGCCGTGCCCGCCGAACTCTCGCCGGAAGCGCGCCGCATGCAGCGCCGCCTGCACCAGACGATCAAGCGCATCGGCGACGAATTCCTCGGGCGCTGGCACTTCAATACCTGCGTGTCGGCGCTGATGTCGCTGGTCAACGAGTTCTACCTCTTGCGCGCGGAGATCGAGCGCGGCCTCATTCCCTTGCCGCTGCTCGGCGAGGCGCAACGCAAGCTGGTTCTGCTGTTGCATCCGTTTGCGCCGTATTTGGCGCACGAGCTGTGGGAAGTGCTGGGCGAGAAGAGCGATCTGCTGCGTCACCCGTGGCCGCAGTACGACCCGGCACTGGCACGCGAAGAGGAAATCGAAATCGTGGTCCAGGTAAACGGGAAAATCCGTGCCCGCCTGATGGTTGCCGCCGATGCCGGCGAGGAAGACGTGCGACAACTCGCGTTGAACGATCCCAAGGTGCTCGCGTCGCTCGATGGCAAGAACATCGTCAAGGCCATCGTCGTACCGCACAAGCTGGTGAACATCGTCGCGAAATGA